From Dendropsophus ebraccatus isolate aDenEbr1 chromosome 2, aDenEbr1.pat, whole genome shotgun sequence, a single genomic window includes:
- the LRRC69 gene encoding leucine-rich repeat-containing protein 69 → MSRLLVNSLITADDAVVMADLLVLRAIRGRARTLNLNGKKLQRVPGAVGNITRLTALHLKNNSLCQLPEEVTALSNLTILNLGNNQFTRVPEELKYLHSLQILHLFGNRITEIPACVFDGLQNLISLNLNNNFIENIPADIQKLQCLEKLSINHNCLQEIPKELCVLQNLSELHLGNNQLETLPAQIGYLSNLRELRVYRNNLIGLPEGICRLRKLKILDVAGNQIPAFPSRMHEISLQELYCEENPLLLKEPVSAVQDEEILSLKEITARLILTHLQNGSFLLREQIKYYPDARRLLSGRNVCALCGKWFLDMWLECVKFVDVKKKMKTSSNVQLLPVKILLCSYQCFNQRHSDTFGVAFQ, encoded by the exons ATGTCGCGTCTATTAGTTAACTCTTTAATTACCGCTGACGACGCCGTGGTCATGGCTGATTTGCTGGTACTGCGGGCGATCCGCGGGAGAGCACGCACCCTGAACCTGAATGGGAAGAAGCTGCAGCGTGTGCCCGGGGCTGTGGGCAACATCACCCGGCTGACGGCGCTGCACCTGAAGAACAACTCGCTGTGCCAGCTGCCCGAGGAAGTGACAGCGCTGAGTAAT CTCACCATTTTAAACCTGGGAAACAACCAGTTTACAAGAGTCCCTGAAGAGCTGAAATACTTACATTCCCTACAGATATTACACCTGTTTGGTAACAGAATAACTGAGATACCTGCCTGTGTGTTTG ATGGATTACAGAATCTGATATCTCTAAATCTGAACAACAATTTCATTGAGAATATTCCTGCGGACATTCAGAA GCTGCAATGTCTTGAAAAGCTTAGTATAAACCATAACTGTCTGCAAGAGATTCCCAAGGAGTTGTGTGTCCTACAAAATCTTTCTGAGTTGCACCTTGGAAATAACCAGCTGGAGACACTACCGGCGCAGATCGGCTATCTGAGCAATCTGAGGGAGCTGCGGGTTTATCGGAACAATCTGATCGGCCTTCCAGAG GGGATTTGCAGGTTGAGGAAACTAAAAATTCTGGATGTTGCAGGGAATCAAATACCGGCATTTCCTTCAAGA ATGCATGAGATCTCTTTACAAGAACTGTACTGTGAAGAAAATCCATTACTACTAAAAGAGCCTGTGTCTGCCGTTCAGGATGAGGAAATATTGTCCCTGAAG GAAATCACAGCAAGACTTATATTAACTCATCTCCAGAATGGAAGCTTCTTATTGCGGGAACAAATTAAGTATTATCCAGATGCCAGAAGACTGCTGTCCGGCAGGAACGTCTGCGCCCTCTGCGGAAAGTGGTTTCTGGATATGTGGCTGGAATGTGTTAAGTTTGTTGATGTTAAAAAG AAAATGAAGACCTCAAGCAATGTGCAGCTCCTACCAGTGAAGATCTTACTCTGTTCATACCAGTGCTTCAACCAGAGACATAGTGATACTTTTGGAGTAGCCTTCCAGTGA